The Dasypus novemcinctus isolate mDasNov1 chromosome 2, mDasNov1.1.hap2, whole genome shotgun sequence genome includes a region encoding these proteins:
- the SEPTIN8 gene encoding septin-8 isoform X12, with amino-acid sequence MAATDLERISNAEPEPRNLSMGGHVGFDSLPDQLVSKSVTQGFSFNILCVGETGIGKSTLMNTLFNTTFETEEASHHEECVRLRPQTYTLQESNVQLKLTIVDAVGFGDQINKDDSYRPIVDYIDAQFENYLQEELKIRRSLFDYHDTRIHVCLYFITPTGHSLKSLDLVTMKKLDSKVNIIPIIAKADTISKSELHKFKIKIMGELVSNGVQIYQFPTDDEAVAEINAVMNAHLPFAVVGSTEEVKVGNKLVRARQYPWGVVQVENENHCDFVKLREMLIRVNMEDLREQTHSRHYELYRRCKLEEMGFQDSDGDSQPFSLQETYEAKRKEFLSELQRKEEEMRQMFVNKVKETELELKEKERELHEKFEHLKRVHQEEKRKVEEKRRELEEETNAFNRRKAAVEALQSQALQATSQQPLRKDKDKKKASGWSSIYSVTIP; translated from the exons ATGGCGGCCACCGACCTGGAACGCATCTCG AATGCAGAGCCGGAGCCCCGGAACCTCTCCATGGGGGGCCACGTGGGCTTCGACAGCCTCCCGGACCAGCTGGTCAGCAAGTCGGTCACTCAGGGCTTCAGCTTCAACATCCTCTGTGTGG GGGAGACTGGCATTGGCAAGTCCACACTGATGAACACGCTCTTTAACACGACCTTCGAGACTGAGGAAGCCAGCCACCATGAGGAGTGCGTGCGCCTGCGGCCCCAGACCTACACCCTGCAAGAGAGCAACGTGCAGCTGAAGCTGACCATCGTGGACGCCGTGGGCTTCGGGGACCAGATCAACAAGGATGACAG TTACAGGCCCATCGTTGACTACATCGACGCGCAGTTTGAAAACTATCTACAGGAGGAGCTGAAGATCCGCCGCTCGCTCTTTGACTACCATGACACAAGGATCCACGTTTGCCTCTACTTCATCACACCCACGGGGCACTCCCTCAAGTCCCTGGACCTGGTGACTATGAAGAAACTGGACAGCAAG GTGAACATTATTCCCATCATCGCCAAGGCTGATACCATCTCCAAGAGCGAGCTCCACAAGTTCAAGATCAAGATCATGGGCGAGCTGGTCAGCAATGGGGTCCAGATCTACCAATTCCCCACTGATGACGAGGCTGTTGCAGAGATTAACGCAGTCATGAAT GCACACCTGCCTTTTGCGGTGGTTGGCAGCACCGAGGAGGTGAAGGTGGGGAACAAGCTGGTCCGAGCACGGCAGTACCCTTGGGGAGTGGTGCAGG TGGAGAACGAGAACCACTGTGACTTCGTGAAGCTCCGGGAGATGCTGATCAGGGTGAACATGGAGGACCTCCGCGAGCAGACCCACAGCCGGCACTACGAGCTCTATCGGCGCTGCAAGTTGGAGGAGATGGGCTTCCAGGACAGCGACGGTGACAGCCAGCCCTTCAG CCTACAGGAGACATACGAGGCCAAGAGGAAGGAGTTCCTGAGTGAGCtgcagaggaaggaggaagagatgaggcaGATGTTTGTTAACAAAGTGAAGGAGACAGAGCTGGagttgaaagagaaggaaagggag CTCCATGAGAAGTTTGAGCACCTCAAGCGGGTCCATCAGGAGGAGAAGCGCAAAGTGGAGGAGAAGCGGCGGGAACTGGAAGAGGAGACCAACGCCTTCAACCGCAGGAAGGCCGCAGTGGAGGCCCTGCAGTCGCAGGCCTTGCAAGCCACCTCGCAGCAGCCCCTGAGGAAAGACAAGGACAAGAAGAA agcCAGTGGCTGGTCTTCCATTTACAGTGTCACTATTCCTTGA
- the SEPTIN8 gene encoding septin-8 isoform X17: MAATDLERISNAEPEPRNLSMGGHVGFDSLPDQLVSKSVTQGFSFNILCVGETGIGKSTLMNTLFNTTFETEEASHHEECVRLRPQTYTLQESNVQLKLTIVDAVGFGDQINKDDRPIVDYIDAQFENYLQEELKIRRSLFDYHDTRIHVCLYFITPTGHSLKSLDLVTMKKLDSKVNIIPIIAKADTISKSELHKFKIKIMGELVSNGVQIYQFPTDDEAVAEINAVMNAHLPFAVVGSTEEVKVGNKLVRARQYPWGVVQVENENHCDFVKLREMLIRVNMEDLREQTHSRHYELYRRCKLEEMGFQDSDGDSQPFSLQETYEAKRKEFLSELQRKEEEMRQMFVNKVKETELELKEKERELHEKFEHLKRVHQEEKRKVEEKRRELEEETNAFNRRKAAVEALQSQALQATSQQPLRKDKDKKN; the protein is encoded by the exons ATGGCGGCCACCGACCTGGAACGCATCTCG AATGCAGAGCCGGAGCCCCGGAACCTCTCCATGGGGGGCCACGTGGGCTTCGACAGCCTCCCGGACCAGCTGGTCAGCAAGTCGGTCACTCAGGGCTTCAGCTTCAACATCCTCTGTGTGG GGGAGACTGGCATTGGCAAGTCCACACTGATGAACACGCTCTTTAACACGACCTTCGAGACTGAGGAAGCCAGCCACCATGAGGAGTGCGTGCGCCTGCGGCCCCAGACCTACACCCTGCAAGAGAGCAACGTGCAGCTGAAGCTGACCATCGTGGACGCCGTGGGCTTCGGGGACCAGATCAACAAGGATGACAG GCCCATCGTTGACTACATCGACGCGCAGTTTGAAAACTATCTACAGGAGGAGCTGAAGATCCGCCGCTCGCTCTTTGACTACCATGACACAAGGATCCACGTTTGCCTCTACTTCATCACACCCACGGGGCACTCCCTCAAGTCCCTGGACCTGGTGACTATGAAGAAACTGGACAGCAAG GTGAACATTATTCCCATCATCGCCAAGGCTGATACCATCTCCAAGAGCGAGCTCCACAAGTTCAAGATCAAGATCATGGGCGAGCTGGTCAGCAATGGGGTCCAGATCTACCAATTCCCCACTGATGACGAGGCTGTTGCAGAGATTAACGCAGTCATGAAT GCACACCTGCCTTTTGCGGTGGTTGGCAGCACCGAGGAGGTGAAGGTGGGGAACAAGCTGGTCCGAGCACGGCAGTACCCTTGGGGAGTGGTGCAGG TGGAGAACGAGAACCACTGTGACTTCGTGAAGCTCCGGGAGATGCTGATCAGGGTGAACATGGAGGACCTCCGCGAGCAGACCCACAGCCGGCACTACGAGCTCTATCGGCGCTGCAAGTTGGAGGAGATGGGCTTCCAGGACAGCGACGGTGACAGCCAGCCCTTCAG CCTACAGGAGACATACGAGGCCAAGAGGAAGGAGTTCCTGAGTGAGCtgcagaggaaggaggaagagatgaggcaGATGTTTGTTAACAAAGTGAAGGAGACAGAGCTGGagttgaaagagaaggaaagggag CTCCATGAGAAGTTTGAGCACCTCAAGCGGGTCCATCAGGAGGAGAAGCGCAAAGTGGAGGAGAAGCGGCGGGAACTGGAAGAGGAGACCAACGCCTTCAACCGCAGGAAGGCCGCAGTGGAGGCCCTGCAGTCGCAGGCCTTGCAAGCCACCTCGCAGCAGCCCCTGAGGAAAGACAAGGACAAGAAGAA ttaa
- the SEPTIN8 gene encoding septin-8 isoform X14 — protein sequence MAATDLERISNAEPEPRNLSMGGHVGFDSLPDQLVSKSVTQGFSFNILCVGETGIGKSTLMNTLFNTTFETEEASHHEECVRLRPQTYTLQESNVQLKLTIVDAVGFGDQINKDDSYRPIVDYIDAQFENYLQEELKIRRSLFDYHDTRIHVCLYFITPTGHSLKSLDLVTMKKLDSKVNIIPIIAKADTISKSELHKFKIKIMGELVSNGVQIYQFPTDDEAVAEINAVMNAHLPFAVVGSTEEVKVGNKLVRARQYPWGVVQVENENHCDFVKLREMLIRVNMEDLREQTHSRHYELYRRCKLEEMGFQDSDGDSQPFSLQETYEAKRKEFLSELQRKEEEMRQMFVNKVKETELELKEKERELHEKFEHLKRVHQEEKRKVEEKRRELEEETNAFNRRKAAVEALQSQALQATSQQPLRKDKDKKKS from the exons ATGGCGGCCACCGACCTGGAACGCATCTCG AATGCAGAGCCGGAGCCCCGGAACCTCTCCATGGGGGGCCACGTGGGCTTCGACAGCCTCCCGGACCAGCTGGTCAGCAAGTCGGTCACTCAGGGCTTCAGCTTCAACATCCTCTGTGTGG GGGAGACTGGCATTGGCAAGTCCACACTGATGAACACGCTCTTTAACACGACCTTCGAGACTGAGGAAGCCAGCCACCATGAGGAGTGCGTGCGCCTGCGGCCCCAGACCTACACCCTGCAAGAGAGCAACGTGCAGCTGAAGCTGACCATCGTGGACGCCGTGGGCTTCGGGGACCAGATCAACAAGGATGACAG TTACAGGCCCATCGTTGACTACATCGACGCGCAGTTTGAAAACTATCTACAGGAGGAGCTGAAGATCCGCCGCTCGCTCTTTGACTACCATGACACAAGGATCCACGTTTGCCTCTACTTCATCACACCCACGGGGCACTCCCTCAAGTCCCTGGACCTGGTGACTATGAAGAAACTGGACAGCAAG GTGAACATTATTCCCATCATCGCCAAGGCTGATACCATCTCCAAGAGCGAGCTCCACAAGTTCAAGATCAAGATCATGGGCGAGCTGGTCAGCAATGGGGTCCAGATCTACCAATTCCCCACTGATGACGAGGCTGTTGCAGAGATTAACGCAGTCATGAAT GCACACCTGCCTTTTGCGGTGGTTGGCAGCACCGAGGAGGTGAAGGTGGGGAACAAGCTGGTCCGAGCACGGCAGTACCCTTGGGGAGTGGTGCAGG TGGAGAACGAGAACCACTGTGACTTCGTGAAGCTCCGGGAGATGCTGATCAGGGTGAACATGGAGGACCTCCGCGAGCAGACCCACAGCCGGCACTACGAGCTCTATCGGCGCTGCAAGTTGGAGGAGATGGGCTTCCAGGACAGCGACGGTGACAGCCAGCCCTTCAG CCTACAGGAGACATACGAGGCCAAGAGGAAGGAGTTCCTGAGTGAGCtgcagaggaaggaggaagagatgaggcaGATGTTTGTTAACAAAGTGAAGGAGACAGAGCTGGagttgaaagagaaggaaagggag CTCCATGAGAAGTTTGAGCACCTCAAGCGGGTCCATCAGGAGGAGAAGCGCAAAGTGGAGGAGAAGCGGCGGGAACTGGAAGAGGAGACCAACGCCTTCAACCGCAGGAAGGCCGCAGTGGAGGCCCTGCAGTCGCAGGCCTTGCAAGCCACCTCGCAGCAGCCCCTGAGGAAAGACAAGGACAAGAAGAA ATCTTGA
- the SEPTIN8 gene encoding septin-8 isoform X15, producing the protein MAATDLERISNAEPEPRNLSMGGHVGFDSLPDQLVSKSVTQGFSFNILCVGETGIGKSTLMNTLFNTTFETEEASHHEECVRLRPQTYTLQESNVQLKLTIVDAVGFGDQINKDDSYRPIVDYIDAQFENYLQEELKIRRSLFDYHDTRIHVCLYFITPTGHSLKSLDLVTMKKLDSKVNIIPIIAKADTISKSELHKFKIKIMGELVSNGVQIYQFPTDDEAVAEINAVMNAHLPFAVVGSTEEVKVGNKLVRARQYPWGVVQVENENHCDFVKLREMLIRVNMEDLREQTHSRHYELYRRCKLEEMGFQDSDGDSQPFSLQETYEAKRKEFLSELQRKEEEMRQMFVNKVKETELELKEKERELHEKFEHLKRVHQEEKRKVEEKRRELEEETNAFNRRKAAVEALQSQALQATSQQPLRKDKDKKN; encoded by the exons ATGGCGGCCACCGACCTGGAACGCATCTCG AATGCAGAGCCGGAGCCCCGGAACCTCTCCATGGGGGGCCACGTGGGCTTCGACAGCCTCCCGGACCAGCTGGTCAGCAAGTCGGTCACTCAGGGCTTCAGCTTCAACATCCTCTGTGTGG GGGAGACTGGCATTGGCAAGTCCACACTGATGAACACGCTCTTTAACACGACCTTCGAGACTGAGGAAGCCAGCCACCATGAGGAGTGCGTGCGCCTGCGGCCCCAGACCTACACCCTGCAAGAGAGCAACGTGCAGCTGAAGCTGACCATCGTGGACGCCGTGGGCTTCGGGGACCAGATCAACAAGGATGACAG TTACAGGCCCATCGTTGACTACATCGACGCGCAGTTTGAAAACTATCTACAGGAGGAGCTGAAGATCCGCCGCTCGCTCTTTGACTACCATGACACAAGGATCCACGTTTGCCTCTACTTCATCACACCCACGGGGCACTCCCTCAAGTCCCTGGACCTGGTGACTATGAAGAAACTGGACAGCAAG GTGAACATTATTCCCATCATCGCCAAGGCTGATACCATCTCCAAGAGCGAGCTCCACAAGTTCAAGATCAAGATCATGGGCGAGCTGGTCAGCAATGGGGTCCAGATCTACCAATTCCCCACTGATGACGAGGCTGTTGCAGAGATTAACGCAGTCATGAAT GCACACCTGCCTTTTGCGGTGGTTGGCAGCACCGAGGAGGTGAAGGTGGGGAACAAGCTGGTCCGAGCACGGCAGTACCCTTGGGGAGTGGTGCAGG TGGAGAACGAGAACCACTGTGACTTCGTGAAGCTCCGGGAGATGCTGATCAGGGTGAACATGGAGGACCTCCGCGAGCAGACCCACAGCCGGCACTACGAGCTCTATCGGCGCTGCAAGTTGGAGGAGATGGGCTTCCAGGACAGCGACGGTGACAGCCAGCCCTTCAG CCTACAGGAGACATACGAGGCCAAGAGGAAGGAGTTCCTGAGTGAGCtgcagaggaaggaggaagagatgaggcaGATGTTTGTTAACAAAGTGAAGGAGACAGAGCTGGagttgaaagagaaggaaagggag CTCCATGAGAAGTTTGAGCACCTCAAGCGGGTCCATCAGGAGGAGAAGCGCAAAGTGGAGGAGAAGCGGCGGGAACTGGAAGAGGAGACCAACGCCTTCAACCGCAGGAAGGCCGCAGTGGAGGCCCTGCAGTCGCAGGCCTTGCAAGCCACCTCGCAGCAGCCCCTGAGGAAAGACAAGGACAAGAAGAA ttaa
- the SEPTIN8 gene encoding septin-8 isoform X13: protein MAATDLERISNAEPEPRNLSMGGHVGFDSLPDQLVSKSVTQGFSFNILCVGETGIGKSTLMNTLFNTTFETEEASHHEECVRLRPQTYTLQESNVQLKLTIVDAVGFGDQINKDDRPIVDYIDAQFENYLQEELKIRRSLFDYHDTRIHVCLYFITPTGHSLKSLDLVTMKKLDSKVNIIPIIAKADTISKSELHKFKIKIMGELVSNGVQIYQFPTDDEAVAEINAVMNAHLPFAVVGSTEEVKVGNKLVRARQYPWGVVQVENENHCDFVKLREMLIRVNMEDLREQTHSRHYELYRRCKLEEMGFQDSDGDSQPFSLQETYEAKRKEFLSELQRKEEEMRQMFVNKVKETELELKEKERELHEKFEHLKRVHQEEKRKVEEKRRELEEETNAFNRRKAAVEALQSQALQATSQQPLRKDKDKKKASGWSSIYSVTIP from the exons ATGGCGGCCACCGACCTGGAACGCATCTCG AATGCAGAGCCGGAGCCCCGGAACCTCTCCATGGGGGGCCACGTGGGCTTCGACAGCCTCCCGGACCAGCTGGTCAGCAAGTCGGTCACTCAGGGCTTCAGCTTCAACATCCTCTGTGTGG GGGAGACTGGCATTGGCAAGTCCACACTGATGAACACGCTCTTTAACACGACCTTCGAGACTGAGGAAGCCAGCCACCATGAGGAGTGCGTGCGCCTGCGGCCCCAGACCTACACCCTGCAAGAGAGCAACGTGCAGCTGAAGCTGACCATCGTGGACGCCGTGGGCTTCGGGGACCAGATCAACAAGGATGACAG GCCCATCGTTGACTACATCGACGCGCAGTTTGAAAACTATCTACAGGAGGAGCTGAAGATCCGCCGCTCGCTCTTTGACTACCATGACACAAGGATCCACGTTTGCCTCTACTTCATCACACCCACGGGGCACTCCCTCAAGTCCCTGGACCTGGTGACTATGAAGAAACTGGACAGCAAG GTGAACATTATTCCCATCATCGCCAAGGCTGATACCATCTCCAAGAGCGAGCTCCACAAGTTCAAGATCAAGATCATGGGCGAGCTGGTCAGCAATGGGGTCCAGATCTACCAATTCCCCACTGATGACGAGGCTGTTGCAGAGATTAACGCAGTCATGAAT GCACACCTGCCTTTTGCGGTGGTTGGCAGCACCGAGGAGGTGAAGGTGGGGAACAAGCTGGTCCGAGCACGGCAGTACCCTTGGGGAGTGGTGCAGG TGGAGAACGAGAACCACTGTGACTTCGTGAAGCTCCGGGAGATGCTGATCAGGGTGAACATGGAGGACCTCCGCGAGCAGACCCACAGCCGGCACTACGAGCTCTATCGGCGCTGCAAGTTGGAGGAGATGGGCTTCCAGGACAGCGACGGTGACAGCCAGCCCTTCAG CCTACAGGAGACATACGAGGCCAAGAGGAAGGAGTTCCTGAGTGAGCtgcagaggaaggaggaagagatgaggcaGATGTTTGTTAACAAAGTGAAGGAGACAGAGCTGGagttgaaagagaaggaaagggag CTCCATGAGAAGTTTGAGCACCTCAAGCGGGTCCATCAGGAGGAGAAGCGCAAAGTGGAGGAGAAGCGGCGGGAACTGGAAGAGGAGACCAACGCCTTCAACCGCAGGAAGGCCGCAGTGGAGGCCCTGCAGTCGCAGGCCTTGCAAGCCACCTCGCAGCAGCCCCTGAGGAAAGACAAGGACAAGAAGAA agcCAGTGGCTGGTCTTCCATTTACAGTGTCACTATTCCTTGA
- the SEPTIN8 gene encoding septin-8 isoform X19, whose amino-acid sequence MNAEPEPRNLSMGGHVGFDSLPDQLVSKSVTQGFSFNILCVGETGIGKSTLMNTLFNTTFETEEASHHEECVRLRPQTYTLQESNVQLKLTIVDAVGFGDQINKDDSYRPIVDYIDAQFENYLQEELKIRRSLFDYHDTRIHVCLYFITPTGHSLKSLDLVTMKKLDSKVNIIPIIAKADTISKSELHKFKIKIMGELVSNGVQIYQFPTDDEAVAEINAVMNAHLPFAVVGSTEEVKVGNKLVRARQYPWGVVQVENENHCDFVKLREMLIRVNMEDLREQTHSRHYELYRRCKLEEMGFQDSDGDSQPFSLQETYEAKRKEFLSELQRKEEEMRQMFVNKVKETELELKEKERELHEKFEHLKRVHQEEKRKVEEKRRELEEETNAFNRRKAAVEALQSQALQATSQQPLRKDKDKKKASGWSSIYSVTIP is encoded by the exons ATG AATGCAGAGCCGGAGCCCCGGAACCTCTCCATGGGGGGCCACGTGGGCTTCGACAGCCTCCCGGACCAGCTGGTCAGCAAGTCGGTCACTCAGGGCTTCAGCTTCAACATCCTCTGTGTGG GGGAGACTGGCATTGGCAAGTCCACACTGATGAACACGCTCTTTAACACGACCTTCGAGACTGAGGAAGCCAGCCACCATGAGGAGTGCGTGCGCCTGCGGCCCCAGACCTACACCCTGCAAGAGAGCAACGTGCAGCTGAAGCTGACCATCGTGGACGCCGTGGGCTTCGGGGACCAGATCAACAAGGATGACAG TTACAGGCCCATCGTTGACTACATCGACGCGCAGTTTGAAAACTATCTACAGGAGGAGCTGAAGATCCGCCGCTCGCTCTTTGACTACCATGACACAAGGATCCACGTTTGCCTCTACTTCATCACACCCACGGGGCACTCCCTCAAGTCCCTGGACCTGGTGACTATGAAGAAACTGGACAGCAAG GTGAACATTATTCCCATCATCGCCAAGGCTGATACCATCTCCAAGAGCGAGCTCCACAAGTTCAAGATCAAGATCATGGGCGAGCTGGTCAGCAATGGGGTCCAGATCTACCAATTCCCCACTGATGACGAGGCTGTTGCAGAGATTAACGCAGTCATGAAT GCACACCTGCCTTTTGCGGTGGTTGGCAGCACCGAGGAGGTGAAGGTGGGGAACAAGCTGGTCCGAGCACGGCAGTACCCTTGGGGAGTGGTGCAGG TGGAGAACGAGAACCACTGTGACTTCGTGAAGCTCCGGGAGATGCTGATCAGGGTGAACATGGAGGACCTCCGCGAGCAGACCCACAGCCGGCACTACGAGCTCTATCGGCGCTGCAAGTTGGAGGAGATGGGCTTCCAGGACAGCGACGGTGACAGCCAGCCCTTCAG CCTACAGGAGACATACGAGGCCAAGAGGAAGGAGTTCCTGAGTGAGCtgcagaggaaggaggaagagatgaggcaGATGTTTGTTAACAAAGTGAAGGAGACAGAGCTGGagttgaaagagaaggaaagggag CTCCATGAGAAGTTTGAGCACCTCAAGCGGGTCCATCAGGAGGAGAAGCGCAAAGTGGAGGAGAAGCGGCGGGAACTGGAAGAGGAGACCAACGCCTTCAACCGCAGGAAGGCCGCAGTGGAGGCCCTGCAGTCGCAGGCCTTGCAAGCCACCTCGCAGCAGCCCCTGAGGAAAGACAAGGACAAGAAGAA agcCAGTGGCTGGTCTTCCATTTACAGTGTCACTATTCCTTGA
- the SEPTIN8 gene encoding septin-8 isoform X18 translates to MGGHVGFDSLPDQLVSKSVTQGFSFNILCVGETGIGKSTLMNTLFNTTFETEEASHHEECVRLRPQTYTLQESNVQLKLTIVDAVGFGDQINKDDSYRPIVDYIDAQFENYLQEELKIRRSLFDYHDTRIHVCLYFITPTGHSLKSLDLVTMKKLDSKVNIIPIIAKADTISKSELHKFKIKIMGELVSNGVQIYQFPTDDEAVAEINAVMNAHLPFAVVGSTEEVKVGNKLVRARQYPWGVVQVENENHCDFVKLREMLIRVNMEDLREQTHSRHYELYRRCKLEEMGFQDSDGDSQPFSLQETYEAKRKEFLSELQRKEEEMRQMFVNKVKETELELKEKERELHEKFEHLKRVHQEEKRKVEEKRRELEEETNAFNRRKAAVEALQSQALQATSQQPLRKDKDKKKASGWSSIYSVTIP, encoded by the exons ATGGGGGGCCACGTGGGCTTCGACAGCCTCCCGGACCAGCTGGTCAGCAAGTCGGTCACTCAGGGCTTCAGCTTCAACATCCTCTGTGTGG GGGAGACTGGCATTGGCAAGTCCACACTGATGAACACGCTCTTTAACACGACCTTCGAGACTGAGGAAGCCAGCCACCATGAGGAGTGCGTGCGCCTGCGGCCCCAGACCTACACCCTGCAAGAGAGCAACGTGCAGCTGAAGCTGACCATCGTGGACGCCGTGGGCTTCGGGGACCAGATCAACAAGGATGACAG TTACAGGCCCATCGTTGACTACATCGACGCGCAGTTTGAAAACTATCTACAGGAGGAGCTGAAGATCCGCCGCTCGCTCTTTGACTACCATGACACAAGGATCCACGTTTGCCTCTACTTCATCACACCCACGGGGCACTCCCTCAAGTCCCTGGACCTGGTGACTATGAAGAAACTGGACAGCAAG GTGAACATTATTCCCATCATCGCCAAGGCTGATACCATCTCCAAGAGCGAGCTCCACAAGTTCAAGATCAAGATCATGGGCGAGCTGGTCAGCAATGGGGTCCAGATCTACCAATTCCCCACTGATGACGAGGCTGTTGCAGAGATTAACGCAGTCATGAAT GCACACCTGCCTTTTGCGGTGGTTGGCAGCACCGAGGAGGTGAAGGTGGGGAACAAGCTGGTCCGAGCACGGCAGTACCCTTGGGGAGTGGTGCAGG TGGAGAACGAGAACCACTGTGACTTCGTGAAGCTCCGGGAGATGCTGATCAGGGTGAACATGGAGGACCTCCGCGAGCAGACCCACAGCCGGCACTACGAGCTCTATCGGCGCTGCAAGTTGGAGGAGATGGGCTTCCAGGACAGCGACGGTGACAGCCAGCCCTTCAG CCTACAGGAGACATACGAGGCCAAGAGGAAGGAGTTCCTGAGTGAGCtgcagaggaaggaggaagagatgaggcaGATGTTTGTTAACAAAGTGAAGGAGACAGAGCTGGagttgaaagagaaggaaagggag CTCCATGAGAAGTTTGAGCACCTCAAGCGGGTCCATCAGGAGGAGAAGCGCAAAGTGGAGGAGAAGCGGCGGGAACTGGAAGAGGAGACCAACGCCTTCAACCGCAGGAAGGCCGCAGTGGAGGCCCTGCAGTCGCAGGCCTTGCAAGCCACCTCGCAGCAGCCCCTGAGGAAAGACAAGGACAAGAAGAA agcCAGTGGCTGGTCTTCCATTTACAGTGTCACTATTCCTTGA
- the SEPTIN8 gene encoding septin-8 isoform X20 gives MNAEPEPRNLSMGGHVGFDSLPDQLVSKSVTQGFSFNILCVGETGIGKSTLMNTLFNTTFETEEASHHEECVRLRPQTYTLQESNVQLKLTIVDAVGFGDQINKDDRPIVDYIDAQFENYLQEELKIRRSLFDYHDTRIHVCLYFITPTGHSLKSLDLVTMKKLDSKVNIIPIIAKADTISKSELHKFKIKIMGELVSNGVQIYQFPTDDEAVAEINAVMNAHLPFAVVGSTEEVKVGNKLVRARQYPWGVVQVENENHCDFVKLREMLIRVNMEDLREQTHSRHYELYRRCKLEEMGFQDSDGDSQPFSLQETYEAKRKEFLSELQRKEEEMRQMFVNKVKETELELKEKERELHEKFEHLKRVHQEEKRKVEEKRRELEEETNAFNRRKAAVEALQSQALQATSQQPLRKDKDKKKASGWSSIYSVTIP, from the exons ATG AATGCAGAGCCGGAGCCCCGGAACCTCTCCATGGGGGGCCACGTGGGCTTCGACAGCCTCCCGGACCAGCTGGTCAGCAAGTCGGTCACTCAGGGCTTCAGCTTCAACATCCTCTGTGTGG GGGAGACTGGCATTGGCAAGTCCACACTGATGAACACGCTCTTTAACACGACCTTCGAGACTGAGGAAGCCAGCCACCATGAGGAGTGCGTGCGCCTGCGGCCCCAGACCTACACCCTGCAAGAGAGCAACGTGCAGCTGAAGCTGACCATCGTGGACGCCGTGGGCTTCGGGGACCAGATCAACAAGGATGACAG GCCCATCGTTGACTACATCGACGCGCAGTTTGAAAACTATCTACAGGAGGAGCTGAAGATCCGCCGCTCGCTCTTTGACTACCATGACACAAGGATCCACGTTTGCCTCTACTTCATCACACCCACGGGGCACTCCCTCAAGTCCCTGGACCTGGTGACTATGAAGAAACTGGACAGCAAG GTGAACATTATTCCCATCATCGCCAAGGCTGATACCATCTCCAAGAGCGAGCTCCACAAGTTCAAGATCAAGATCATGGGCGAGCTGGTCAGCAATGGGGTCCAGATCTACCAATTCCCCACTGATGACGAGGCTGTTGCAGAGATTAACGCAGTCATGAAT GCACACCTGCCTTTTGCGGTGGTTGGCAGCACCGAGGAGGTGAAGGTGGGGAACAAGCTGGTCCGAGCACGGCAGTACCCTTGGGGAGTGGTGCAGG TGGAGAACGAGAACCACTGTGACTTCGTGAAGCTCCGGGAGATGCTGATCAGGGTGAACATGGAGGACCTCCGCGAGCAGACCCACAGCCGGCACTACGAGCTCTATCGGCGCTGCAAGTTGGAGGAGATGGGCTTCCAGGACAGCGACGGTGACAGCCAGCCCTTCAG CCTACAGGAGACATACGAGGCCAAGAGGAAGGAGTTCCTGAGTGAGCtgcagaggaaggaggaagagatgaggcaGATGTTTGTTAACAAAGTGAAGGAGACAGAGCTGGagttgaaagagaaggaaagggag CTCCATGAGAAGTTTGAGCACCTCAAGCGGGTCCATCAGGAGGAGAAGCGCAAAGTGGAGGAGAAGCGGCGGGAACTGGAAGAGGAGACCAACGCCTTCAACCGCAGGAAGGCCGCAGTGGAGGCCCTGCAGTCGCAGGCCTTGCAAGCCACCTCGCAGCAGCCCCTGAGGAAAGACAAGGACAAGAAGAA agcCAGTGGCTGGTCTTCCATTTACAGTGTCACTATTCCTTGA